One Lemur catta isolate mLemCat1 chromosome 15, mLemCat1.pri, whole genome shotgun sequence genomic window carries:
- the CORO6 gene encoding coronin-6 isoform X2, which yields MSRRVVRQSKFRHVFGQAAKADQAYEDIRVSKVTWDSSFCAVNPKFLAIITEAGGGGAFIVLPLAKTGRVDKNYPLVTGHTAPVLDIDWCPHNDNVIASASDDTTIMVWQIPDYTPVRNITEPIITLEGHSKRVGILSWHPTARNVLLSAGGDNVIIIWNVGTGEVLLSLDDMHPDVIHSVCWNSNGSLLATTCKDKTLRIIDPRKGQVVAERFAAHEGMRPMRAVFTRQGHIFTTGFTRMSQRELGLWDPNNFEEPVALQEMDTSNGVLLPFYDPDSSIVYLCGKGDSSIRYFEITDEPPFVHYLNTFSSKEPQRGMGFMPKRGLDVSKCEIARFYKLHERKCEPIIMTVPRKSDLFQDDLYPDTPGPEPALEADEWLSGQDAEPVLISLRDGYVPPKHRELRVTKRNILDVRPPSGPRRSQSASDASLSQHTLETLLEEIKALRERVQAQEQRITALENMLCELVDGTD from the exons ATGAGCAGGCGTGTGGTTCGGCAGAGCAAGTTCCGCCATGTGTTTGGGCAGGCAGCAAAGGCCGACCAGGCCTATGAGGACATCCGTGTGTCCAAGGTCACGTGGGACAGCTCCTTCTGTGCCGTCAACCCCAAATTCCTGGCTATTATCacagaggctggaggtgggggtgccTTCATCGTCCTGCCTCTGGCCAAG ACAGGGAGAGTGGATAAGAACTACCCACTGGTCACTGGGCACACGGCCCCTGTGCTGGATATTGACTGGTGCCCACACAATGACAACGTCATCGCCAGTGCCTCAGACGACACCACCATCATG GTGTGGCAGATTCCAGACTATACCCCTGTGCGCAACATTACAGAACCCATCATCACACTCGAGGGCCACTCCAAGCGTGTGGGCATCCTCTCCTGGCACCCTACTGCTAGGAACGTCCTACTCAGTGCAG GTGGTGACAATGTGATCATCATCTGGAATGTGGGCACTGGGGAGGTGCTGCTGAGCCTCGACGACATGCACCCGGACGTCATCCACAGCGTCTGCTGGAACAGCAACGGTAGCCTGCTAGCCACCACCTGCAAGGACAAGACCTTGCGCATCATTGACCCCCGAAAAGGCCAAGTGGTGGCG gagaGGTTTGCAGCCCACGAGGGGATGAGGCCCATGCGGGCGGTCTTCACGCGCCAGGGTCATATCTTCACCACGGGCTTCACCCGCATGAGCCAGCGAGAGCTGGGCCTGTGGGACCCG AACAACTTCGAGGAGCCAGTGGCACTGCAGGAGATGGACACAAGCAACGGGGTCCTACTGCCCTTTTATGATCCGGACTCCAGCATCGTCTACTTGTGTGGCAAG GGTGACAGCAGCATTCGGTACTTCGAGATTACTGATGAGCCGCCTTTCGTGCACTACCTGAACACGTTCAGCAGCAAAGAGCCGCAGCGGGGCATGGGTTTCATGCCCAAGCGGGGGCTGGATGTCAGCAAGTGCGAGATCGCCCG GTTCTACAAGTTGCATGAAAGAAAGTGTGAACCCATCATCATGACTGTGCCTCGCAAG TCAGACCTGTTCCAGGACGATCTATACCCGGATACGCCAGGCCCGGAGCCGGCCCTAGAAGCGGACGAATGGCTATCGGGCCAGGATGCCGAACCCGTGCTCATTTCGCTGAGGGACGGCTATGTGCCCCCCAAGCACCGCGAGCTCCGGGTCACCAAGCGCAACATCCTGGACGTGCGCCCACCCTCGGGCCCACGCCGCAGCCAGTCGGCCAGCGACGCCTCCTTGTCG CAGCACACCCTGGAGACGCTGCTCGAGGAGATCAAGGCCCTTCGCGAGCGGGTGCAGGCTCAGGAGCAGCGCATCACGGCTTTGGAGAACATGCTGTGCGAGCTGGTGGACGGCACGGACTAG
- the CORO6 gene encoding coronin-6 isoform X1 produces MSRRVVRQSKFRHVFGQAAKADQAYEDIRVSKVTWDSSFCAVNPKFLAIITEAGGGGAFIVLPLAKTGRVDKNYPLVTGHTAPVLDIDWCPHNDNVIASASDDTTIMVWQIPDYTPVRNITEPIITLEGHSKRVGILSWHPTARNVLLSAGGDNVIIIWNVGTGEVLLSLDDMHPDVIHSVCWNSNGSLLATTCKDKTLRIIDPRKGQVVAERFAAHEGMRPMRAVFTRQGHIFTTGFTRMSQRELGLWDPNNFEEPVALQEMDTSNGVLLPFYDPDSSIVYLCGKGDSSIRYFEITDEPPFVHYLNTFSSKEPQRGMGFMPKRGLDVSKCEIARFYKLHERKCEPIIMTVPRKSDLFQDDLYPDTPGPEPALEADEWLSGQDAEPVLISLRDGYVPPKHRELRVTKRNILDVRPPSGPRRSQSASDASLSQQHTLETLLEEIKALRERVQAQEQRITALENMLCELVDGTD; encoded by the exons ATGAGCAGGCGTGTGGTTCGGCAGAGCAAGTTCCGCCATGTGTTTGGGCAGGCAGCAAAGGCCGACCAGGCCTATGAGGACATCCGTGTGTCCAAGGTCACGTGGGACAGCTCCTTCTGTGCCGTCAACCCCAAATTCCTGGCTATTATCacagaggctggaggtgggggtgccTTCATCGTCCTGCCTCTGGCCAAG ACAGGGAGAGTGGATAAGAACTACCCACTGGTCACTGGGCACACGGCCCCTGTGCTGGATATTGACTGGTGCCCACACAATGACAACGTCATCGCCAGTGCCTCAGACGACACCACCATCATG GTGTGGCAGATTCCAGACTATACCCCTGTGCGCAACATTACAGAACCCATCATCACACTCGAGGGCCACTCCAAGCGTGTGGGCATCCTCTCCTGGCACCCTACTGCTAGGAACGTCCTACTCAGTGCAG GTGGTGACAATGTGATCATCATCTGGAATGTGGGCACTGGGGAGGTGCTGCTGAGCCTCGACGACATGCACCCGGACGTCATCCACAGCGTCTGCTGGAACAGCAACGGTAGCCTGCTAGCCACCACCTGCAAGGACAAGACCTTGCGCATCATTGACCCCCGAAAAGGCCAAGTGGTGGCG gagaGGTTTGCAGCCCACGAGGGGATGAGGCCCATGCGGGCGGTCTTCACGCGCCAGGGTCATATCTTCACCACGGGCTTCACCCGCATGAGCCAGCGAGAGCTGGGCCTGTGGGACCCG AACAACTTCGAGGAGCCAGTGGCACTGCAGGAGATGGACACAAGCAACGGGGTCCTACTGCCCTTTTATGATCCGGACTCCAGCATCGTCTACTTGTGTGGCAAG GGTGACAGCAGCATTCGGTACTTCGAGATTACTGATGAGCCGCCTTTCGTGCACTACCTGAACACGTTCAGCAGCAAAGAGCCGCAGCGGGGCATGGGTTTCATGCCCAAGCGGGGGCTGGATGTCAGCAAGTGCGAGATCGCCCG GTTCTACAAGTTGCATGAAAGAAAGTGTGAACCCATCATCATGACTGTGCCTCGCAAG TCAGACCTGTTCCAGGACGATCTATACCCGGATACGCCAGGCCCGGAGCCGGCCCTAGAAGCGGACGAATGGCTATCGGGCCAGGATGCCGAACCCGTGCTCATTTCGCTGAGGGACGGCTATGTGCCCCCCAAGCACCGCGAGCTCCGGGTCACCAAGCGCAACATCCTGGACGTGCGCCCACCCTCGGGCCCACGCCGCAGCCAGTCGGCCAGCGACGCCTCCTTGTCG CAGCAGCACACCCTGGAGACGCTGCTCGAGGAGATCAAGGCCCTTCGCGAGCGGGTGCAGGCTCAGGAGCAGCGCATCACGGCTTTGGAGAACATGCTGTGCGAGCTGGTGGACGGCACGGACTAG
- the ANKRD13B gene encoding ankyrin repeat domain-containing protein 13B, with the protein MIPANASARKGPEGKYPLHYLVWHNRHRELEKEVRAGQVDIEQLDPRGRTPLHLATTLGHLECARVLLAHGADVGRENRSGWTVLQEAVSTRDLELVQLVLRYRDYQRVVKRLAGIPVLLEKLRKAQDFYVEMKWEFTSWVPLVSKICPSDTYKVWKSGQNLRVDTTLLGFDHMTWQRGNRSFVFRGQDTSAVVMEIDHDRRVVYTETLALAGQDRELLLAAAQPTEEQVLSRLTAPVVTTQLDTKNISFERNKTGILGWRSEKTEMVNGYEAKVYGASNVELITRTRTEHLSEQHKGKVKGCKTPLQSFLGIAEQHGGPQNGTLITQTLSQANPTAITAEEYFNPNFELGNRDMGRPMELTTKTQKFKAKLWLCEEHPLSLCEQVAPIIDLMAISNALFAKLRDFITLRLPPGFPVKIEIPIFHILNARITFGNLNGCDEPVPSVRGSPSSETPSPGSDSSSVSSSSSTTSCRGCEISPALFEAPHGYSVLGGQREAATRDDDDDLLQFAIQQSLLEAGSEYDQVTIWEALTNSKPGTHPMSYEGRRQDRSAPPTPQRQPVPPASVPSPRPSPRPGPGGHVFRSYDEQLRLAMELSAQEQEERRRRARQEEEELERILRLSLTEQ; encoded by the exons GTGGACATTGAGCAGCTGGATCCTCGTGGTCGGACTCCCCTGCACCTGGCTACCACTCTGGGGCACCTCGAGTGTGCCCGTGTGCTCCTGGCACACGGCGCAGACGTGGGCAGGGAGAATCGCAGTGGCTGGACAG tgCTTCAGGAGGCTGTGAGTACCAGGGACCTGGAGCTGGTGCAGCTGGTCCTGCGGTACCGGGACTACCAGCGGGTGGTGAAGCGGCTGGCGGGCATCCCGGTGCTCCTGGAGAAGCTGCGCAAG gCCCAGGACTTCTACGTGGAAATGAAATGGGAGTTCACCAGCTGGG TGCCCCTGGTGTCCAAGATCTGCCCTAGTGACACCTACAAAGTGTGGAAGAGCGGGCAGAACCTGAGGGTAGACACCACGCTCCTGGGCTTTGATCACATGACCTGGCAGCGAGGGAACCGCAGCTTCGTCTTCAGGGGCCAAG ACACAAGCGCTGTGGTCATGGAGATTGACCATGACCGCCGGGTGGTGTACACAGAGACTCTGGCGCTGGCCGGGCAGGACCGCGAGCTGCTGTTGGCCGCCGCCCAGCCCACCGAGGAGCAGGTGCTGAGCCGTCTCACTGCGCCCGTCGTCACCACGCAGCTCGACACCAAGAACATCTCCTTCGAGAG gaacaagacTGGCATCCTGGGCTGGCGCAGCGAGAAGACCGAGATGGTGAATGGGTATGAAGCTAAG gtATATGGGGCATCCAACGTGGAGCTCATCACCCGGACACGGACAGAGCATCTTTCAGAACAGCACAAGGGCAAGGTCAAAG gctgtAAGACACCTCTACAGTCCTTCCTGGGAATTGCTGAGCAGCATGGGGGCCCCCAAAATGGG ACCCTGATCACGCAGACTCTGAGCCAAGCCAACCCCACTGCCATCACCGCAGAAGAATACTTCAACCCCAACTTTGAGCTTGGCAACCGTGACATGGGCCGCCCCATGGAACTGACCACCAAGACACAGAA GTTCAAGGCCAAGCTGTGGCTGTGTGAGGAGCATCCCCTGTCCCTGTGTGAGCAGGTGGCCCCCATCATTGACCTCATGGCCATCAGCAACGCGCTGTTTGCCAAACTCCGAGATTTCATCACCCTGCGCCTGCCTCCTGGCTTCCCCGTCAAGATTG AAATCCCGATCTTCCACATCCTCAACGCTCGCATCACCTTTGGGAACCTCAATGGCTGCGACGAGCCGGTGCCATCGGTGCGAGGCAGCCCCAGCAGTGAGACCCCTTCCCCAGGCAGCGACTCTTCCAGCGTCAGCAGCTCCAGTTCCACGA CCTCTTGCCGTGGCTGCGAGATCTCCCCAGCATTGTTCGAGGCCCCCCATGGCTACAGCGTGCTCGGCGGCCAGCGGGAGGCGGCGACCCGTGATGACGATGATGACCTGCTGCAGTTCGCCATCCAACAGAGCCTGCTTGAGGCGGGCAGTGAGTACGACCAG gtcACCATCTGGGAGGCCCTAACCAACAGCAAACCAGGCACCCACCCCATGTCCTACGAGGGTCGCCGACAGGACAG gagcgCCCCGCCCACGCCGCAGCGCCAGCCCGTGCCCCCGGCGTCGGTGCCCAGCCCTCGGCCCAGCCCGCGCCCGGGTCCTGGCGGCCACGTGTTCCGGAGCTACGACGAGCAGCTGCGGCTGGCCATGGAGCTGTCGGCGCAGGAGCAGGAGGAGCGGCGGCGGCGCGCacgccaggaggaggaggagctggagcgCATCCTGAGGCTCTCCCTGACCGAGCAGTAG